In Humulus lupulus chromosome 7, drHumLupu1.1, whole genome shotgun sequence, the following are encoded in one genomic region:
- the LOC133791382 gene encoding uncharacterized protein LOC133791382: MRRLSRLIRLFGSIWMSLSYNGYGTISNDLLHAIRKRNDTAEGVWNRLEALFQDNKASWATHLEEDFTNAVFEDFNSIDSYCNHLQSMADKLADVDALVTNARLVLRLTGSLPEAYGGTVDFIQNQEPLPSFESCRSRLKMAERTIKARQARETGGSSSRSGGAAMVAADSSLSSDSSAINKRNNNYKGRHNSKNNGKKKAQQNSNGVGPSQPPHQ, from the coding sequence ATGAGGCGACTAAGTCGGCTGATCCGACTCTTTGGAAGCATTTGGATGTCGTTGTCTTACAATGGATACGGCACCATTTCTAACGACCTTCTTCACGCTATCCGCAAACGCAATGACACGGCAGAGGGGGTGTGGAATCGTCTTGAAGCTCTTTTTCAAGACAACAAAGCCTCTTGGGCTACCCATCTCGAGGAGGACTTTACAAACGCTGTTTTTGAGGActtcaactcgatcgatagttATTGTAATCACCTACAATCTATGGCGGACAAGTTGGCTGATGTTGATGCTCTGGTAACAAATGCTCGACTGGTTTTACGTCTCACCGGATCCTTACCGGAGGCATATGGTGGTACGGTGGACTTTATACAAAATCAAGAGCCTTTGCCCTCCTTTGAGAGTTGTCGTTCGAGGTTGAAAATGGCGGAGCGTACTATTAAGGCCCGTCAAGCTCGTGAAACTGGTGGTTCTAGCAGTAGGTCCGGTGGTGCCGCCATGGTTGCCGCTGATTCTTCTCTGTCGTCGGACTCCTCTGCAATCAACAAACGCAACAACAATTATAAAGGGAGGCATAATTCGAAAAACAATGGGAAGAAAAAGGCCCAACAAAACTCTAATGGGGTCGGTCCTAGTCAGCCACCACATCAATAG